The sequence below is a genomic window from Draconibacterium halophilum.
GCACTCAAGTCGTTCCGATTCGGTTAAATTTGCGAATCTGTTGACTTTGGGTGAATCAAGTAATCCAGACTATGAAGGGGATGAACTATTTCTAAAAATGATTGGACATAAACTTTACGTTTATGCCATTACTACAGTTCCCGGAGTAGTAAAGGAAAGCATTGAAAAAGCAGGTCTCCAACTTGGTGACATCAAAAAGATTTTTATTCATCAGGCCAATGAAAAGATGGACGAGGCAATTTTAGCAGGTGTATTAAAATTGTATGGCGAAAAAGAAATGCCTGAAGGAATTATGCCAATGAGTATCCGGAAGTTAGGTAATTCGTCGACTGCTACTGTGCCTACCCTCGTTGATTTGGTGGCCAAAGGGAAGATAGAAGGGCATGAAGTGAACGAGGGTGATTATACCATTCTTTGTTCGGTAGGTGCCGGAATGAACATCAACTCTATTGTATATAAGTGGTAAAAATGTAAAACGACTATATTGAATATTAAAACCGGTACAATTTGTATCGGTTTTTTTGTTCCTCCAGTTACCAGTTTATCGGCTCCAGTCCTTTCGAAACCAAAAACTCGTTGGTGCGACTAAAATGTTTGTTGCCAAAAAAACCACGGCTAGCCGAAAGTGGAGATGGATGCACCGATGTTAATACAAAATGTTTGTCCTGGTCGATAAACTTACTTTTGCTAATTGCATAGTTTCCCCAAAGCAGGAAAACAACATTCTCTTTTTCTTCACTAATCTTTTTAATTACAGCATCAGTAAATTGCTCCCACCCTTTTTTTGGTGCGAACCTGCCTGATGTGCACGAACAGTTAATGTAGCATTCAATAATAAAACACCCTGTTGAGCCCAATCTGTTAGGTTGCCACTTTCGGGAATTGGCTTGTCCACATCATTGTTTAGTTCTTTAAAGATATTGCGCAAACTCGGCGGAAATTTTATACCATCGTTTACCGAAAAGCACAAACCATGTGCCTGCCCTGGTCCATGATACGGATCCTGGCCAAGAATCACCACCTTTAGTTTGTTGAACGGACATTGGTCGAAGGCATTAAAAACAAGCTTGCCGGGAGGGTAGATTTTGTGCGTTTTGTATTCGTTGCGTACAAATTCGCTCAGTTGAATAAAATAATCCTTTTCAAATTCCTCTTGCAGTTGTTTTTTCCAGCCGGTTTCAATCTTTACATCCATGTTTTTTGCTTTTCAAAAATCTAAAAATAAGAAAATAATGGCTATCGCATTTCGATAATTCAAGTTGTTAAATACTTTTTTCAACAGCCTTCGATTGCTAGATTTACATTTCGTATTTTTAGCTTTCAAATAGTTTAACCATGGAATTTATTTATCTGCTTGTTGGTGTGGTGCTTGGCTTTGTTGCAGCCTTTTTGTTTTTCAAAATGAAAGGGCAGAAAGGCCGGTTTGATATTGAAAAAGATTTAATGGAAAAGGAAAAAGCTTTTCAGGAACAAAAAGTAGCGGTTGAAAAACAAAGCCTGGTTTGGGAAGAACGTTACAAGGCATTAACAAAAGATGCCGAAGAATGGAAGCAGGATTTGGAGAAATTGAGGGTAGAAAATACGGCTTTGGTGGGGCGTTTGGAAAAAGCAAAGGTTGAATACTTCAACCTCAAAGAAAAACTGGAAACACAGAAAGCAGAACTTGAGGAAATCCAAAAGAAATTTACTACTGAGTTTGAAAATGTAGCCAATAAAATTCTCGAAAAAAACAGCGAGAAATTTACGGCTGCCAATCAGAAAAATATTGGCGATGTATTGAATCCCCTGAAAGAAAAGATCCAGCTTTTTGAGAAGAAAGTTGATGATACTTACAAACAGGGATTAAAAGATCAGACCGACCTGAAAGCAGAACTGAAAAAGCTGTACGATCTGAACAACAAAATAAGTGAAGAAGCCAGTAACCTGACCAAAGCGCTAAAAGGCGATGTGAAAAAACAAGGTAACTGGGGCGAAGTTGTTCTGGAGCGTATTCTGGAACGTTCGGGATTAAACGAAGGAGAACAGGGCTACCAAAAGCAGTTTAGTGATATTACAGAGGAAGGCAAACGCATTCAGCCCGATATTGTGATTAATCTGCCAGACAGCAAACATATTATCATCGACTCGAAAGTATCGATGATTGCTTATGAACGGGCGGTAAATGCTGACGATGAGATTCTACGCATTAAATATGTGAAGGAACATCTGTTGAGTTTGCGCCAACATATTAAAGGACTTAGCGAAAAACATTATCAAACGGCAAGCAAGTTAAATTCGCCCGATTTTGTGTTGCTGTTTATCCCTATTGAAGCGTCGTTTAGTGTGGCTGTTCAAGAAGATCAGGAGTTGTTTTCTTATGCCTGGGATCAGAAAGTGGTGATCGTGAGTCCATCAACACTGCTGGCTACGTTGCGCACTATTTCTTCTATTTGGCAACAGGAAAACCAAACCCGAAATGCTATTGAAATAGCTAAACAAGGCGGTGCTCTTTACGATAAGTTTGTTGGCTTTATCTCTGATATGGAAACAATAGGAAAAAATCTGGCTACCACGCAAAAAACTTACGATTTAGCTGTAAACAAATTGCATATTGGTGCCGGAAATCTTGTTCGCAGAGTCGAGAACATTAAAATACTAGGGGCAAAAGCCAC
It includes:
- a CDS encoding uracil-DNA glycosylase; its protein translation is MDVKIETGWKKQLQEEFEKDYFIQLSEFVRNEYKTHKIYPPGKLVFNAFDQCPFNKLKVVILGQDPYHGPGQAHGLCFSVNDGIKFPPSLRNIFKELNNDVDKPIPESGNLTDWAQQGVLLLNATLTVRAHQAGSHQKKGGSNLLML
- a CDS encoding uracil-DNA glycosylase family protein, whose product is MGSTGCFIIECYINCSCTSGRFAPKKGWEQFTDAVIKKISEEKENVVFLLWGNYAISKSKFIDQDKHFVLTSVHPSPLSASRGFFGNKHFSRTNEFLVSKGLEPINW
- the rmuC gene encoding DNA recombination protein RmuC, giving the protein MEFIYLLVGVVLGFVAAFLFFKMKGQKGRFDIEKDLMEKEKAFQEQKVAVEKQSLVWEERYKALTKDAEEWKQDLEKLRVENTALVGRLEKAKVEYFNLKEKLETQKAELEEIQKKFTTEFENVANKILEKNSEKFTAANQKNIGDVLNPLKEKIQLFEKKVDDTYKQGLKDQTDLKAELKKLYDLNNKISEEASNLTKALKGDVKKQGNWGEVVLERILERSGLNEGEQGYQKQFSDITEEGKRIQPDIVINLPDSKHIIIDSKVSMIAYERAVNADDEILRIKYVKEHLLSLRQHIKGLSEKHYQTASKLNSPDFVLLFIPIEASFSVAVQEDQELFSYAWDQKVVIVSPSTLLATLRTISSIWQQENQTRNAIEIAKQGGALYDKFVGFISDMETIGKNLATTQKTYDLAVNKLHIGAGNLVRRVENIKILGAKATKELPKKMLDDQ